From the genome of Mya arenaria isolate MELC-2E11 chromosome 5, ASM2691426v1:
TTCTCATGTAGACAGCCTCTTTGGGTAATAATGTTTTTCGCAACAGTTTCACCTTTCAAATACACCAGGGCTAGTCCAACCTAATCTACTGAACGAAAGTATCTTTACTAAGAAAATGCCCGAAAGCGATAGAGATACTTTGAGAAAACTAAATATATACGTAAATTCCGGTCCCGTGAGGATACATATTTCTTGCTTTAagataacaacagtgaaaatatcaatttgatattttcactgcaaaaaaggagtgaaaatatcaactttaagaacaacttttaaaatcctttgtggttacttccctttgatcaTAACAGAacactttgaaccagaaaacgtttgcaaaaaatgttaaaaatttaaatggtatgtcaaacacaacTGGCaggttatttcaaaatatgtccatacataAGGAAGCTACAGCCCAGACACTACCACCTATACtcaatgtccttatatgcagaaTTCCATAGTATTCAAACACAACGTGTAACCTTAAACACGAAGGTAGGAACACAGGTCTTGTACACGACACATCGTCTTTATGTCTTTATGTGCCAAACACATGCGgttagttattttaaaatctgaccatacaatagaaagttacagcctggacataAGTAGTTGAGCCGGACTAACAGACGGacgaacggacgaacggacagtgcgattttaatatgcccacattcgggggcataaaaTTTATAATGTGATATCGGTACCATGACTGGAAAGTTGTAACGGGTCATAGAGGGGTTTGACTATTGTACAAAAATGCGTATAGTGATGGAATATCATTGTGTGAATATGATAAAAGTGTATTAATCTCGATTCTatcatgttaataaaatatctaaCTAATGATGTGAAAAGTTTTGATGATAAATGTATCAACTCGTCGACGTCAAACGACCAAGTTTGCATCCTTTCCTCCATACCTTTATGTTAAATAGgttgaaatattgtaaatttcaCCACCATGCTTGTTGATTCAAtgcatataatgtttttgtcaataaagcATTGACTTGActtatgttttctttatcaaTAATATGATAGCTGATGAATGCATAACTACTTAAGTGGGAGTCTAGTGATGAAGGTCATGTGACAAAGATTTCTTTAAGATAATTACATTATACGGTAAAGTACGTGTGGTTAGTAACGCTGTATATAAATTATCTAGTCCCTAATTAATGTGTTACATaaagtttttttacaaataatatgtaCAATCAATGGTAAAAAAATCCAAGCAAGATTGTATTCATGCCATAAAcccaaatgtttttcttaacaCTATAGAAGATATATGcttttcttttattgaaattgcttaAGTATGTGATAAATTACTCTTCTTCTACATTATTGAAACAATTGACAAGCACTTAACAAGGACTTAAGTATTTACAAGGAAACTACGAATAAATCTTCCTTTTTATTGTGTCTAGCTTGCATAATAGATAATGTATTATCGTTTTAACTGTCGAATTCTATGATTCCCCTTTTTCCTTGGAGACATTATCGTCTTGTATTCATTAATTGTCATTTTATCTActacagaaaaataaataaaaggtatTCGTTGTCCGTTAAATTGACTGCAGAATCAAGTTTATGTGATTATTATGCTGTAGTTATCTCAATCAAATATTAGCTAAGTAAGATCAACTAGGTTTACACACTAGTtagaattaattataaaaacaaaagctacaaacatttcttaaatgcATTCAATGTAAATGAtcgttaatatttcaaattaaaactagAGGATGGATTTGAGGCATATTTCCGAACAACGAGTTTTTTATCTTGTCACGTTTTAGTCCAATCGCAGAATTGTTAGAAACAGTTGGATTAAACATAGATGTCAACAGATAACGAGATACAACTGTCAAGTATAGTTTTATCTCaaatattgaagaaattaattaaaacaacaagaTGGAAAAAACTTAACTTCAAAACTCTTAGCAGTTGTTGTCTgctaaacatttcaaaatgacacgccatttgaaaaatatgtaataattttcaGGTTcgattaataaaaaatattttgatgcatgcGTAGTCTTTCTTGTTTATGATGTTGTGTGTTTCCCGTTCAGTGCTGTTCAGCGAAGGAACCCTGTGGTTCAAATCAGGGATCTTCGTTATTGTGTTGGCTATTCCGCTTCTTCGTCTAGTAACCATAgtattacattgtatttgtatgagTGTTGGTGACCTCGTTTAGTATCCATGGTATTGTTTtgcttaaacattattttttaccgaaatttaactttcaaaaacattacAATATTACAAACGAGTGAATCAGAAAACAAGCTACAGAAAACGTATGCCTTTAATGAACTTCGTATAGAGTTCtttgaattatttgtattattgttcAGGACTTCGTCAAGcaaatgaaaaaacaattatatatttaatcaaGCGGAAACGCTATATGCGATAAATACTTCCATACAGGAATTTACAGCAGACATACAAGGAAAATCGctaaagtttaaaaatgtgcTGGCAAATTCATGGATCGgcaaaacaaattaatacaGACATTTACTAACGGATTGATGACTCCAGGACCACCAATTTTCTATGTTCCTTTTGGGCTAAAATCGAGCAAAATCAAAGATTCAACATCCTCAAGCATTCTTACAAAGTTTATCAATGAGGAACAGTTTAAGCTTGAGGACGATGCAGCGTATACCAACTTTATTAAGAAACACAAGAAACAAATCTACGATGATATTTTTGAATCGACATTTTCTAGCGATGGTCAATATATGGAAAACCGTTACACACCTGAGGTTTTAGAAGAAATGCTTTCAGAATTTGACGAAAGATTTCCATCTTCACTTTTTGCAAGTGAAAGCATTTACGAGTTTCTAAAGCTTGTACTCTTAGAGTATTTTAATACCGATCAAAGTCGTGTGAACATTATGGCTAAACGATTGAAGGAAATGTACACAAAGGTGAAATGCAGGAAAAGGGCTCGCGAAGAGGAACCAATTACAGAATCGATGGGAGTTGCAAGCGACGATGACGATCAAGAAGATCAGTTTCTCACAAAAAGACCAAGGCTGTAATTTTCGTTTCGTACTGAAAAAGACTATGTTGtaatatatgttaacatttagTGATTTTATAGAATGTTTACCGTTCCATTGTTGATTATTTGCTGCATTGTTTCATTGAATAAAGATGCAAGAATAAAAGAAGGATTTTGATTGgtttcaaatataatgaaaGTGGGTCTAGTATATAAGGATCTAAAAGAAATGATTACCTCATTCATTTtcgttaaaaacaaacacaagatGAAAGCTCTCAAACAAAACATAAGCATTCAAAACTATATCGATAAGGGATCGACTGGTAAAGTATACCAGGCTCGGAGAAGAAAAGATGGAAAGTCAGTTGTCGTCAAGTTTGCAACGTGGTTAAAGTCAAAGAATCGCGTACCCCCAGAAATATTTAACTCGTTGAGGTTAAGGAAATGTGGTGTTCAAGGTGTGAACAAGATTTTAGGCTATGAAATACAACGGGAACATTCGCCAGAATGTGTTGGAAGGTATTATGCTGTATTTGAGAAGCATCCAATGGATATCTTTACCTACGTTGAAAAATATGCGCCCCCAGAACCTGTCGTGAGAGACATAGTGAGAAGTACAATCACGCATTTGTGCGAAATGGACAAAAAAGCTGGAATGATGCACATGGACATCAAACCCGAAAACACTTTGATTGATCCTGATACCATAGGGGTAACATTGTGTGATGTAGAATTTTGCGTAAAAACCGGCGAGGAATTCATCCCCATGAAGGAAAGCGAAGGAGGGACTATCGCGTTCATGGCACCTGAACGATTTTTAGGTCTATGCTTTCCTCGTAAAACATCTGTCTGGTCAATCGGGATAATGACATATGCCATGTTACATGCAAACGATGTTCCGTTCGAGAAATACATTGGTAACATCTCCCTTCCTATTCGCTTTGATAGCAGTGTATCCACACAGGCTTCTGACTTCATCCTGATGTGCCTTCAACCAAACCCGAGAAAAAGACCAACTGCAGATGAACTTTTGGATTGTGAATGGATGAAAAGTTGAattttgaatgcaaaaatattgatgtttgttttggtaaattgtcaaataaatacTTGGTGCAAGCTGTATAACTTGTTGTTGATCGTAACATACAAAAAATCTATATATGTGTTATGTAAACTAAGGTTGGTATTACTGCAACCATGGTGTACCAAACTACTGACTTACTCCCCATTCCATTTTTACAGAGACATAATTTGGCAAAGAAAATACTGAAGCAGGCAAAATCTAATGAGATATTTACAGGTCTACAGGATTTTATCGAAGTTTTGCCCGGGTCTG
Proteins encoded in this window:
- the LOC128235953 gene encoding serine/threonine-protein kinase pim-2-like, whose product is MKALKQNISIQNYIDKGSTGKVYQARRRKDGKSVVVKFATWLKSKNRVPPEIFNSLRLRKCGVQGVNKILGYEIQREHSPECVGRYYAVFEKHPMDIFTYVEKYAPPEPVVRDIVRSTITHLCEMDKKAGMMHMDIKPENTLIDPDTIGVTLCDVEFCVKTGEEFIPMKESEGGTIAFMAPERFLGLCFPRKTSVWSIGIMTYAMLHANDVPFEKYIGNISLPIRFDSSVSTQASDFILMCLQPNPRKRPTADELLDCEWMKS